A stretch of the Panicum virgatum strain AP13 chromosome 9N, P.virgatum_v5, whole genome shotgun sequence genome encodes the following:
- the LOC120689314 gene encoding UPF0481 protein At3g47200-like produces the protein MELHDPEAGLLPPHQRELSFRLSTSNATLRAAQHRHSRPLIIQKVPPSVRAGLEERYFSPDVVSIGPYHHRASPHLVEMEQVKEAVAHEFCRSAVKGKTTVDMFLEAVRPVLPEARLCYSDGLTMADTDFANMMVVDGCFLLAVVAILTKDYPAELEHWSWTHGRMLRIMKDILLLENQIPWAVVRALAALRPVRVDEFVAKILAYLDVGSREPRFDDAPWHGLSPVHLLDLVHQRHLGGSAAPAAGAGVRYCDYARPFAHFTSAVELAEAGIRIHGSGTCRVTDVRVEPAALRVGRLVLPQLALSWLPCCWLINMVALECVTDRSDQSGVSSYLAILGSLIRTERDVEELRSRRILFSTMSDQRTAEFFEALMDPLPRQELYLQTLEGIVELRARRRTRSRLHAVYYRNRRIILAAAPLLSLLVAIIGLALTNSLKRK, from the coding sequence atggagctccACGACCCGGAAGCCGGCCTTCTCCCTCCTCACCAGCGGGAACTGTCCTTCCGCCTGTCCACCAGCAACGCGACGCTCCGCGCGGCGCAGCACCGGCACAGCCGGCCGCTCATCATCCAGAAGGTGCCGCCGAGCGTGCGGGCCGGCCTGGAGGAGCGCTACTTCTCGCCGGACGTGGTCTCCATCGGGCCCTACCACCACCGCGCCTCGCCGCACCTGGTGGAGATGGAGCAGGTGAAGGAGGCCGTGGCGCACGAGTTCTGCCGGAGCGCCGTGAAGGGGAAGACGACCGTTGACATGTTCCTCGAGGCTGTCCGGCCGGTCCTGCCGGAGGCGCGGCTCTGCTACTCCGACGGGCTCACCATGGCCGACACCGACTTCGCCAACATGATGGTCGTCGACGGGTGCTTCCTGCTCGCCGTGGTGGCGATCCTCACCAAGGACTACCCGGCGGAGCTGGAGCACTGGTCGTGGACGCACGGTCGCATGCTGCGGATCATGAAGGACATCCTGCTGCTCGAGAACCAGATCCCCTGGGCCGTGGTGCGCGCGCTCGCGGCGCTGCGGCCCGTCCGCGTCGACGAGTTTGTCGCCAAGATCCTCGCCTACCTCGACGTCGGCAGCCGTGAGCCGCGGTTCGACGACGCGCCGTGGCACGGGCTGAGCCCCGTCCACCTCCTGGACCTCGTCCACCAGCGGCACCTCGGCGGGTCCGCCGCGccagcggccggcgccggcgtccggTACTGCGACTACGCGCGCCCGTTCGCGCACTTCACGTCGGCCGTGGAGCTCGCGGAGGCCGGCATCCGGATCCACGGCAGCGGCACGTGCCGCGTGACGGACGTGAGGGTggagccggcggcgctccgggtCGGCCGGCTCGTCCTCCCGCAGCTGGCGCTCAGCTGGCTGCCGTGCTGCTGGCTCATCAACATGGTGGCGTTGGAGTGCGTGACGGACCGGTCGGATCAGAGCGGCGTCAGCTCCTACCTCGCTATCCTCGGCTCGCTCATCCGCACCGAGCGGGACGTCGAGGAGCTGCGGTCCAGGAGGATCCTGTTCAGCACCATGAGCGACCAGCGGACGGCCGAGTTCTTCGAGGCCCTCATGGACCCGCTGCCGCGCCAGGAGCTCTACCTGCAGACGCTCGAGGGCATCGTCGAGCTCCGGgccaggaggaggacgaggagccgcctccacgccgtctACTACAGGAACAGGAGGATCATcttggccgccgcgccgctgctcagCCTCCTCGTCGCCATCATCGGCTTGGCGCTCACCAACTCCCTCAAGCGCAAGTAG